From Chryseobacterium joostei, the proteins below share one genomic window:
- a CDS encoding exosortase F system-associated membrane protein, producing MKILNWLLVISGICGLIGIRVLEEKLFYDPFLGYFHEANKNIEFPIFEWGKLILGHLFRFLLNLMFSCLIIQGLFKNRQWTIQGAMMMIIIFVISLSIYLYCIHNHFEIGYLFSFYMRRFVIQPLIILLIIPMFYYRKQMLEKESGNKES from the coding sequence ATGAAAATTCTTAATTGGCTTTTAGTTATTTCCGGGATCTGTGGATTGATAGGAATAAGAGTATTAGAGGAAAAGCTTTTCTATGATCCTTTTCTGGGATATTTTCATGAAGCCAATAAAAATATTGAGTTTCCCATATTTGAATGGGGGAAATTAATTCTGGGTCATTTGTTTAGGTTTCTTCTTAACCTGATGTTTTCCTGTTTGATTATTCAGGGATTATTTAAAAACAGACAATGGACAATACAGGGGGCTATGATGATGATCATTATTTTTGTAATTTCCCTATCCATATATTTGTATTGTATTCATAACCATTTTGAAATAGGATATCTTTTTTCATTCTATATGAGAAGATTTGTGATACAACCTTTGATTATATTATTGATCATTCCGATGTTTTATTATAGAAAGCAGATGCTGGAAAAAGAGTCTGGAAACAAGGAAAGCTGA
- a CDS encoding cation diffusion facilitator family transporter, producing the protein MNIPKNTHKDKIGFQKIIAAFGVILFIGKIIAWKLTNSDAVFSDAMESIVNVISAFMGLYSLHLAAKPKDDDHPYGHGKVEFVTSSIEGALIAIAGIMIIYEGIHSLIVGKTLSKIDLGIWIIAATAVINYLLGYISIKKGERENSLVLISSGKHLQSDTITTLGVVISLVIVYFTKIYWLDSAVALIFGLYIIFVGYKIVRKSLSGIMDEQDPEILNQIIRILEENRKTEWIDVHNMKIQQFGASLHIDAHITLPWYYSLRDAHNEMEKVILLLAKNIKRSIEFNFHMDDCKPISCSVCQIKECSVREKDFVKRVEWTPENVTSIDKHTAE; encoded by the coding sequence AAAGATCATTGCGGCATTTGGCGTAATCCTTTTTATCGGAAAAATCATTGCATGGAAATTAACCAATTCCGATGCTGTGTTCTCCGACGCCATGGAAAGTATCGTGAATGTCATCAGTGCATTCATGGGACTTTATTCTCTTCACCTTGCAGCAAAGCCTAAGGATGATGATCACCCATATGGACACGGTAAAGTAGAATTTGTTACTTCTAGTATTGAAGGAGCCCTGATAGCCATTGCAGGTATTATGATTATTTATGAGGGAATCCACAGCCTTATTGTAGGAAAGACCCTCAGCAAGATCGATTTAGGAATATGGATTATTGCAGCTACAGCTGTTATCAATTACCTTTTGGGCTATATTTCCATAAAAAAAGGAGAAAGAGAAAATTCTCTGGTCCTAATTTCTTCCGGAAAGCACCTGCAATCCGACACCATTACAACCCTTGGTGTAGTCATAAGCTTAGTGATTGTATATTTTACAAAAATCTATTGGCTAGACTCTGCTGTCGCTTTAATTTTTGGGCTTTATATCATCTTTGTAGGCTACAAAATCGTTCGTAAATCGTTAAGCGGTATTATGGATGAACAGGATCCGGAAATATTAAACCAGATCATCAGAATCCTCGAAGAAAACAGAAAAACAGAATGGATTGATGTACACAACATGAAAATTCAGCAATTTGGAGCTTCTCTTCATATTGATGCCCACATTACCCTTCCTTGGTATTACAGCCTGCGTGATGCGCATAATGAAATGGAAAAAGTCATTCTTCTTTTGGCAAAAAATATTAAGCGTAGTATTGAGTTTAACTTCCATATGGATGATTGTAAGCCAATATCATGCTCCGTTTGTCAGATCAAAGAATGCTCTGTTCGGGAAAAAGACTTCGTGAAACGTGTGGAATGGACTCCTGAGAATGTAACCAGTATAGATAAGCATACTGCAGAGTAA